The Ricinus communis isolate WT05 ecotype wild-type chromosome 8, ASM1957865v1, whole genome shotgun sequence sequence ATGTTCTTCCTTAAAAGGCTTACCATTAAATCAAGAATCACACATGTACCGAATCCCAACAAGTAACCTATACTACGCATATAACTCATCAAATCAACAACTTGATTTGTATATTATATGCCTATTTTGTGTTCATAAAAATCAAACCTTAAATTTACAGAAATCTAAAGGTTCATTATTCATCTtttaaatcatatttattactgtccaaaatcaaatcaaatcaaaaccTAGACACACATGCACATGCCAAACCTTTAAGATGTGTAATATAtgcatatttttttctttgatcaTCAAGAAtctaattttcaattattttgaatgaatttttaatattttgaagaAAAGTTATTATAAGATTTACCCATGCGTTTATTTCAACTAAATATGGCCATCCAAATTTGATTAGAGATTGGTGTTGTTAAAACTGTCTATGCACATGGCATAGATTCTCAATGCAAACCCTAATCAAACGAGattcaaaaattctaaaaacttTCATATCATAAGTTCTATCCCTTAGAGTTTGTATGCAATAAGAATCAACCAAAAACTAGAAGTATAGCTATGGCAACCAACAAAATCTCTAAAACAGCccaaaaattttagatttgcaTGCTTATGATCAATTAACAATTATGCAACCATTATGACTGAATTAATTAGTagaggctctgataccactatttggaattgatattaaaacataagaaaagacGCAACAGAagcaacttaaaatttttaaattcaggATCTCATTGATTAAGATAGTCATAATATACAAATCAAGCAAAAGATGGAAAAGGCTAACGAAAGGGAGTATGTCACCAATTCAAGTAGTGCTTTttgctttgttgattcttgatttttcAAGAATGATTGATGCAATTTAAAGCTACTCAAGTGATCAGCCTCTTTTGGTGATCCACATAAGCTTCTAAGCAAAGATCTCACTAAACCACTTTTTTAGAAGATTAAGAAGAGATATTGGAGATTAAATGCTAatttcaagaaagaaagatgaattaattaatcttactGATTGATTCATCTAGAGTATActtctcaagaaaatattatttctcttttagAAATGCAACTATCTTTCAACCTTAACCCTTGCCGCTCCATAtgcatctctttctatatatatggccTTTAATCAAAGTTCTTAAAGGTTTAGAATTTCTGAGAGATTACTTTAAGTTGGACATTTTTTATCCTATATggactttaattaatataaaaactaattcatAGATAATAAGCCATCATAGGCCCATTAgctcttaatttattaacctTTAATTAGGCCCAAAATATATGAGCTTAAGCCCAATGCTTAAAGCCTTATTTTAATCCTCATTTAAAGCCTATTTGTATATGACCCAAAAGGTTCCTAACATGTTGgcaatgaatatggattatgaattaaacttctttaattcattgttaattatctaatgtaacttaatatatattcatagATTAAGATTGGCATCTAGCAATGCATCATTACCATCCAAATGTGTAGAAatgattaaagtgctttaatcaacTTTTGCAGTGAACAATCTTATAATgtaattcaatcatttcattgtatttttatcccaattgattcataAAGCATGGATACAAGTTTTAACTCTACAGTTAACCAATCATATCtgttcttgataattgcatataacattttgaataagatctatgaaacatttttcataatctttATTAATACAACCTTGGCTAAGAATTTCCATGTTAAAGTATATCAAGAATCACCAGGATAAGGTCTCATGATATATTACCTTGggcaatgaattctttattgataacttattatcttcatatgactctTATTATACCGAATGACTATCCCTTAAGCGCTCTATGGATAGAAGAATTTAACatagtatcaaagtatagGAGTcctcatataaaataatacattgttatctcaagtctaaggatcatGTCTTATATGATTATCATGAGAGTATTATCCATAGACACTTGGGGTAAATTCTATATGGACTACTCAGTGGGGTCATGTTCAAGGAACTTATTCTTGTAAAAACCACTCATATGCTTATCTTAGAAGTCctattcctcaaccttatAAGATTGATTGCTTACTTCATATGTAAGTGATAACATATTATGGTAGGCTTGAGCGtttgatcaatatctaatGATCCGTAtctaattattgataaaacatCGACTATGAACTAAGTCTAGGAATGTATGTAATAAGAATcacatcattataaactcgctTTATAATTGTTCTTATATTTGTGTTTACATTTCATGGTGTTTATTTCAAACGGTTTAGATTATTCCTTGATAATATGCAATTACTCGTACCATTATAGTCGAATAGTGCCTCtagtataattgtatgccatcAATTATGATAGATTAACATAAATCATCTGacaactctttatttttagggCATACTCTAATAGGACCTTCAGATCACCAGTCccattgaacttgttcatttCTAGCCTTTAGAACTTGGCAAGCAGCTTATCTTCACCAGTTAGGATCAACTCATCAAAGTCATAGGTTAGGTCCAAACTCTTGATTTCTAGCATCCCTTACATCTTATCAAATCTTACACTCAGGCCATTCACAACCTTATTAGTAGCAAAGAGCAGTTTCTTTCTTAGCCTAGTCTAGCacaaattcatcaaaatttcaaaaattttgcaGCACTACCCTTCTAGCAGGGTCTTCAGCATTAGCAGCGACAACATTAGTAGCAGTTGAGGTAGCAATAGCAGCTTCAACAATGATAGCAACCAGATAAACTACAACAAGAGGATTAGctatttgaataattatcaataaaatattctggaagatgtatttttatttatttgatattttaaagtaaaaaatactAAAGTAGACATCAAATTTCAAACTGGAGTCAATCGGGACTGCATATACACAGAGTCAATTGGCTCtatatagagccaattggcactgggttggaaatttttgaaaaaatttataatttggcCCTTGAACTGTTagaatttccaatttagtccaaattgatttcagaaAATGATTTTTGGTTCACTTATTCACAATCCTAATTAGGATTGACCATCTTTAACACCTCGAGACTTGAAAAAATAGTAGCTTTCattattggatttttttataattctctcgatatctTGATTAGAAAAATAGGTGCTGACATATGGattttgcttattttatattgtcataaaattagagtttaagtatattttttatattcaatagATTCTCaaactatttatattagttttaatattcaGATCAAGAATTTATAACTTGGATAAATGGAACCAAAATGGTCAAACAGACTGAAACTAACTTAGAATTAGAAGTTGGTCAAAATCGGTTTTCCCTCAACTAGAACCGGAATTATTAGTTCCAAATCCaactcataaaaaaaaattattttaattaattttttattttctaaaaattggTTGGATCAAACTTGAACCGGAATCGATCGACTCTATTATCACAAcgtttactttttatatatactatgataattattatttttatatttgacatacaagttaatattaatagtGAATATATAACATATATGCTCTAtcacttatttaatttatgttagaaattataataatataaacaaaaattaaataatataattattatataagatataataaatttagccATAAgatatgaatataataatactaattcataaataaaatatataatttatatatatatctaaatttttttaatatgtgtgcttaatttttgaaatatagaatttttgttttgacaCGTATACTTTTTTGACACATGAAATTCAAGCTTATAtataatcttataattttttatattaatttattgattaataagttaaaatcCTAGTTAAACACTGATTTTATCTTaagaaatagaatattaattatattttaatattatattaactaataaataattttctaatcaaataatgatactaattctattttaagaatagtatattaattatattttcatattgttttaattaatacattagTTTTccaattagataataattttaattctaaaatatatattttaaatatttatccaataataaattaatttttaattatataataattttttaattttagaaaataataatattaattatattgatagtattaagttacataatattaaaattaattaataaatatttctaaaaataatttttatactattatattaataaaattttaaatttttaaaaaaattaaaaaatacatttaaatatagttgttattttctaaaatatcataaattaatattaaatgttaaaaaatttagcaaattatatttattaacttaattttgtaATCAAAATACTAATAACGATCGTGTAATTTATAAGtatatgattaatttttattaagttccGTACAAAATGTGAGTATTgaattagtttatatattataccaAACACTAAGgaataaatagtataaaattaaattaaatttataaataaatcatataaatattaatattgacaaaatgGAACGGGAAAATAGTAATTACTCTTAACTTGACCTTTCTCCCGATTTCCCAcggaaaaacaaagaaatttgcataaaaatttgaaaggcAACGAACAGCAAGAGGAGTGTTCTTTTAGTTAATAGGAAAACTTGGTGGATGGCGTCGTCGAAAGGCGGAGGAGCGGCGAGAATAGGGGAAATGGAGAAGATGAGTGTAGAGCAACTAAAAGCGTTAAAAGAGCAAACAGATCTTGAAGTCAATTTATTACAAGACAGCCTCAACAACATTCGTACCGCCACTACTCGCCTCGAAATTGCATCCACTGCCCTCCACGATCTCTCCCTCCGTCCTCAAGGTTTCTCAATTAAACTCtctgttttatttttgggatttttcatttatttatttatttttttttttctcgaaTGTTTTGTAATTGTAGGGAAGAAAATGTTAGTGCCTCTCACTGCGTCGCTATATGTCCCTGGAACTCTCGATGAAGCTGATAAAGTACTCGTTGATATAGGCACTGGTTACTTTGTTGAGGTATGTgtgtgtttttattattatgattaatatgaACTTTTCCCGCAATTTAATTACTTCTACTTTCTGTGTTTATGGTAGAAAACAATGTCTGAAGGAAAGGATTATTGTGAGCGCAAGATTAACTTGCTGAAATCTAATTTCGATCAGCTCATTGAGGTATGTATATTTCAAATGAAATATTGCTGTTTATGTCTACATCATATGTAGAGGAAGTAGAACCTGTAAATTACTAGGTGCAATGAAGATGGTAAAGGTTAAGTAGCAGTCTCTGATGAGACCTTTATTTTTCCTCCTGATAAACCCCAGAATTCATTTTGTGCTGCaactaaaaaaattgttttgtGAGCTTAAGTTTTTTGTCCAGTCTGTTAAATTAAGGACCTGGTTTGCAATTCTTTCCTAACCAacattttccttttaaattcaTGAATCCATTATCTGTTACGGATCTATCAACTGAAgtgaaaaaagataaaaagaaattaacttcAATCTTAATCAAATCCAAATCCTTTTGTTTCATATCTGTTTATCTAGACACAGATATGTGTTAAAGGCTTCCTTTagtctttttgttttcttcagcttttaatttatatgttctgtttttgttttttattctttttccaatTGGAATTTGTTAGATCCCTTAGCTCCTGTCTAATTATGGTAATGCATTGCATGTGATTTTCTTGTCATTTAATTTGTGCAAGCAAATGTTGTACAACCAGCAGGAAAAGtgacaatttttaaaatggccaattaaaaaaatatgaattaatgtAACATTATTTTAGATCTCATTGGGTAACATTCAAGTTATTGCCACTTAGAATGGAAAATGTATAAAGTTCTACTTGTTCATTGGGTTGCCTACTTGTGAACTTTTCCGTATAGGCTAGTTAATATAAGCCTGGCAGCACTATTGTTAGTGATGACAATGTTTTGAATTTGTTGTGAATGTTTTGGCTTTCTTGTATGTCATTTACAGTTGAATTTTTGAAACTGCTTGTTGATACAAATCTGTACTAGGTATAAGATACGAGTGGGAAGTAAAAAACTCTTGGAAAGACAAAAAATATGTCAAATTTTAGTGTATGTACAAAAGAAGACATTGTGCATAATTAGATTATCCTTAGAATACTATACTGCTAATTCTTTGTGGAGCATGCAACAGAAGGGTTCCATGTAATGTTGACTTTTGAATcctttgatgatattctttattcttcctCCTCCTTTTTCTTCTGCCCTTTCATCCTTTATCACAAAGAATGAGCTATTTCTCGAAATTAACTCAGCAGTTTGGGATCAAGCAATTGCagatattgatattttttgaACCTGATGTTTTGCTTGATTTACACCTACAAGAATAATATTCTATGTTTAGGGTTCAATTTAAGTTAGGATATCTTGTGGCTTTTTTTTTGGTAAGTTACTAAAAATTCGCTGACATTAGGTAAAATTGacagttattttcttctttcagaGATGAACTAAACGGTTTGTTTTGTTCCGTTATTAAAATAGTCATTATATTAAGGTTTAAGCAAGATTACTTTAGTCAAATGTAATTTACTTAATCAACAACTGAAAATGCaagttcattctcaaaaatACTCTTAAAACATGAAAGATGGTTTTCCCTTTCTTATCCTTTTTACTCTATCACGTCCATGGCTCTGTCAAAACTTGCATGGAAAATAACATAATGGATGTAGTTTTTCTGTGTttacctttcttttcttccttctcATGAGCCACAAATAGTAAAATCTGAAATGATAAACAatgtttgaacaaaataagaaaaaacagTGGCACAAGCCTTCATCCCCTTTGTTTAAAGAAACCGTTTGCTTTTTACCTCAACCTCAGTTATACTATGGAAGAGTGAAAAGCATACAATATTACCTCCAAAAAGAGTGCGAGAAATATGGTACCTCAATAAGCCAATATTAATAGAAGGTTGTGCTTGGGtagaaattagttttaattgaaTGACCGTGGATGTGAAACAAAGGGGAATTTTTGGAACGAAATGGAAGTAGGCAGTGAGAGAAAGTGGGAACATGGAGAGAATGGtgaaaatttgagaaattcaaCTGTGTTTTGTTGATTTGTCTATCTGATATGGACTTAAAATGTTACAAGGTTTAATGGGACCTACAATGGAAAATAAACCCTTCCATAGTCTTGGTGTTTCTGTTTCAACTTTCACGTCTTTTTAGAGTTTTATAGGGGGTTTAGCTAACGCTAGTGTTTTGAAAACAGGATTGGCTTAATCGGGCCCTTACTACCTCTTTGCTTCCCCTTCAACTATACAAGCATGAGCCCTTCAAATCAAAATGTTGCCATTTACGAggggtttcttttttttccattgTGGTGTCGACTTATCCTTGTAAGTGTTTTGAGTCCATATTAGCTAACATATCAGTAGGGCACACATTAATTGTACCTTGTGTACAACTGAAACAAGAGAAATAGCTTATAGCCTAATTGTGAAAGTTGAAAGataagatataattaatagtaCTTGCAGAATTCATGATTCATATGATTATAGCCCTATAAATAAGTACCAAActtattattcaaattattaacaattttTACGCCAACCAAGTGATacagattaaaaataatggaacttaagaattatttatattaactattattatgaaattcgtaattttcttatatttttcaatttgggAAGGTTAGgattagtataatttttagaaattttattgtcATCAGGAGTGAGATTCTAGGCGTATCTGATGAAACATGAATTCAGAACTGtttttgaatgcaaaactaTGCCAACTTTCTTCAGATCTTGACGTAGATAACtgaggtaaaaaaaaaaatattcgtTTTCGTTTCTCTTTTCTACTCTACCTTACATGACCTGTGATTCGCATCCCTGCATTCCATCTTCTCTGtcattttctttgttattattattacttatatatatatgtacattAATTCCTTAAAGTTTTACCGAAATACATGAACTCTGCTGATATGAGGTTCTGTTATAAAGTGCTACATTGGTTGTCCAGTCAATGTATAGCAGTTGCTTTGATGCTCTATGTGTTCAGAGAGTGTGCTATTTTGTCTTCGTTTATGGTTGGATGCACTTCGTCCCAAGGTATATTACCCAGCTATGCATGAATTAGTTGGGTCCTTTCGTTCCCTTCTAGAAAAAGGTCATTTAGATGAAACAAAAGTAccatcataaattattatcttgCTTAATGatgcatttattttattgtttttggcAACTTTAAGTagaagttttattaatttggaCCTTGTAGCTGGTTTTACATCtgtttttaaatctttttttcctACTCAGCAGTTTCTCAATCATGTTATTCTAATTTGAAAATGCAGCTTGCTTCCAAGAAGAAGATGGTAGCGGATGAAGTTGGGGCAGTTTTACAGGCTAAGTTGAAGCAGTTGGCCCCTGCAACATAGATATTCTGTGGAtcttgtaatattttattagatcaTTGAATGTGGAACACTGTTAAAGTTACTGCTTAGAGAAAAAGTGTCTTTTACAGGTGATCTTAACTTTGCCAGccaaaagttttatttttgcataGGGAGTGGGAAGGATGTTTTTGCGATTGGAAACCAAGTCATCTAGTGATTCAAGCAATTAAATCCAAAG is a genomic window containing:
- the LOC8276657 gene encoding probable prefoldin subunit 5 isoform X1, whose translation is MASSKGGGAARIGEMEKMSVEQLKALKEQTDLEVNLLQDSLNNIRTATTRLEIASTALHDLSLRPQGKKMLVPLTASLYVPGTLDEADKVLVDIGTGYFVEKTMSEGKDYCERKINLLKSNFDQLIEDWLNRALTTSLLPLQLYKHEPFKSKCCHLRGVSFFSIVVSTYPSCFQEEDGSG
- the LOC8276657 gene encoding probable prefoldin subunit 5 isoform X2, whose protein sequence is MASSKGGGAARIGEMEKMSVEQLKALKEQTDLEVNLLQDSLNNIRTATTRLEIASTALHDLSLRPQGKKMLVPLTASLYVPGTLDEADKVLVDIGTGYFVEKTMSEGKDYCERKINLLKSNFDQLIEDWLNRALTTSLLPLQLYKHEPFKSKCCHLRGVSFFSIVVSTYP
- the LOC8276657 gene encoding probable prefoldin subunit 5 isoform X3, giving the protein MASSKGGGAARIGEMEKMSVEQLKALKEQTDLEVNLLQDSLNNIRTATTRLEIASTALHDLSLRPQGKKMLVPLTASLYVPGTLDEADKVLVDIGTGYFVEKTMSEGKDYCERKINLLKSNFDQLIELASKKKMVADEVGAVLQAKLKQLAPAT